From Mus musculus strain C57BL/6J chromosome 17, GRCm38.p6 C57BL/6J, the proteins below share one genomic window:
- the Atat1 gene encoding alpha-tubulin N-acetyltransferase 1 isoform X4 translates to MEFPFDVDALFPERITVLDQHLRPPARRPGTTTPARVDLQQQIMTIVDELGKASAKAQHLPAPITSALRMQSNRHVIYILKDTSARPAGKGAIIGFLKVGYKKLFVLDDREAHNEVEPLCILDFYIHESVQRHGHGRELFQHMLQKERVEPHQLAIDRPSPKLLKFLNKHYNLETTVPQVNNFVIFEGFFAHQHLLKVAVEPPWPLNRAPRRATPPAHPPPRSSSLGNSPDRGPLRPFVPEQELLRSLRLCPPHPTARLLLATDPGGSPAQRRRTSSLPRSDESRY, encoded by the exons ATGGAGTTCCCGTTCGATGTGGATGCGCTGTTCCCGGAGCGGATCACCGTGCTGGACCAGCACCTGCGGCCTCCGGCCCGCCGACCCGGAACCACAACGCCGGCCCG TGTGGATCTGCAGCAGCAAATCATGACTATTGTAGATGAGCTGGGCAAGGCTTCTGCCAAG GCGCAGCACCTCCCTGCACCCATCACCAGCGCTTTGAGGATGCAAAGCAACCGGCACGTTATTTACATACTGAAGGACACCTCAGCCCGACC GGCAGGGAAAGGAGCCATTATTGGTTTCCTCAAAGTTGGATACAAGAAGCTCTTTGTACTG GATGACCGGGAGGCTCACAATGAGGTAGAACCCCTTTGCATTCTGGACTTTTACATCCACGAGTCGGTGCAACGGCATGGCCACGGGCGAGAACTTTTTCAGCATATGTTACAG AAAGAGCGAGTGGAGCCCCACCAACTGGCCATTGACCGACCATCGCCGAAGCTGCTCAAGTTCCTGAATAAGCACTACAACCTGGAGACCACAGTCCCACAG GTGAACAACTTTGTCATCTTTGAAGGCTTCTTTGCCCATCAGCACC TCCTGAAGGTAGCTGTGGAGCCTCCTTGGCCCCTGAACAGGGCCCCTCGGCGTGCCACACCTCCAGCCCACCCACCTCCACGTTCTAGCAGCCTGGGCAACTCACCGGATCGGGGTCCCCTTCGGCCCTTTGTTCCAGAGCAGGAGCTGCTTCGCTCCCTGCGTCTCTGTCCCCCACACCCTACTGCACGCCTTCTGCTGGCCACTGACCCTGGAGGCAGCCCAGCCCAGCGCAGACGCACCAG CTCCCTTCCCCGATCTGATGAGAGTCGATACTGA
- the Atat1 gene encoding alpha-tubulin N-acetyltransferase 1 isoform X1, with the protein MEFPFDVDALFPERITVLDQHLRPPARRPGTTTPARVDLQQQIMTIVDELGKASAKAQHLPAPITSALRMQSNRHVIYILKDTSARPAGKGAIIGFLKVGYKKLFVLDDREAHNEVEPLCILDFYIHESVQRHGHGRELFQHMLQKERVEPHQLAIDRPSPKLLKFLNKHYNLETTVPQVNNFVIFEGFFAHQHRPPTSSLRATRHSRAAVADPIPAAPARKLPPKRAEGDIKPYSSSDREFLKVAVEPPWPLNRAPRRATPPAHPPPRSSSLGNSPDRGPLRPFVPEQELLRSLRLCPPHPTARLLLATDPGGSPAQRRRTSSLPRSDESRY; encoded by the exons ATGGAGTTCCCGTTCGATGTGGATGCGCTGTTCCCGGAGCGGATCACCGTGCTGGACCAGCACCTGCGGCCTCCGGCCCGCCGACCCGGAACCACAACGCCGGCCCG TGTGGATCTGCAGCAGCAAATCATGACTATTGTAGATGAGCTGGGCAAGGCTTCTGCCAAG GCGCAGCACCTCCCTGCACCCATCACCAGCGCTTTGAGGATGCAAAGCAACCGGCACGTTATTTACATACTGAAGGACACCTCAGCCCGACC GGCAGGGAAAGGAGCCATTATTGGTTTCCTCAAAGTTGGATACAAGAAGCTCTTTGTACTG GATGACCGGGAGGCTCACAATGAGGTAGAACCCCTTTGCATTCTGGACTTTTACATCCACGAGTCGGTGCAACGGCATGGCCACGGGCGAGAACTTTTTCAGCATATGTTACAG AAAGAGCGAGTGGAGCCCCACCAACTGGCCATTGACCGACCATCGCCGAAGCTGCTCAAGTTCCTGAATAAGCACTACAACCTGGAGACCACAGTCCCACAG GTGAACAACTTTGTCATCTTTGAAGGCTTCTTTGCCCATCAGCACC GGCCCCCCACTTCCTCTCTGAGAGCAACTCGACACTCTCGTGCTGCTGTGGCCGATCCCATACCTGCTG CTCCAGCACGGAAGCTGCCACCAAAAAGAGCAGAGGGAGACATTAAGCCATACTCTTCCAGTGACAGAGAAT TCCTGAAGGTAGCTGTGGAGCCTCCTTGGCCCCTGAACAGGGCCCCTCGGCGTGCCACACCTCCAGCCCACCCACCTCCACGTTCTAGCAGCCTGGGCAACTCACCGGATCGGGGTCCCCTTCGGCCCTTTGTTCCAGAGCAGGAGCTGCTTCGCTCCCTGCGTCTCTGTCCCCCACACCCTACTGCACGCCTTCTGCTGGCCACTGACCCTGGAGGCAGCCCAGCCCAGCGCAGACGCACCAG CTCCCTTCCCCGATCTGATGAGAGTCGATACTGA
- the Atat1 gene encoding alpha-tubulin N-acetyltransferase 1 isoform 3 (isoform 3 is encoded by transcript variant 3), protein MEFPFDVDALFPERITVLDQHLRPPARRPGTTTPARVDLQQQIMTIVDELGKASAKAQHLPAPITSALRMQSNRHVIYILKDTSARPAGKGAIIGFLKVGYKKLFVLDDREAHNEVEPLCILDFYIHESVQRHGHGRELFQHMLQKERVEPHQLAIDRPSPKLLKFLNKHYNLETTVPQVNNFVIFEGFFAHQHPPARKLPPKRAEGDIKPYSSSDREFLKVAVEPPWPLNRAPRRATPPAHPPPRSSSLGNSPDRGPLRPFVPEQELLRSLRLCPPHPTARLLLATDPGGSPAQRRRTSSLPRSDESRY, encoded by the exons ATGGAGTTCCCGTTCGATGTGGATGCGCTGTTCCCGGAGCGGATCACCGTGCTGGACCAGCACCTGCGGCCTCCGGCCCGCCGACCCGGAACCACAACGCCGGCCCG TGTGGATCTGCAGCAGCAAATCATGACTATTGTAGATGAGCTGGGCAAGGCTTCTGCCAAG GCGCAGCACCTCCCTGCACCCATCACCAGCGCTTTGAGGATGCAAAGCAACCGGCACGTTATTTACATACTGAAGGACACCTCAGCCCGACC GGCAGGGAAAGGAGCCATTATTGGTTTCCTCAAAGTTGGATACAAGAAGCTCTTTGTACTG GATGACCGGGAGGCTCACAATGAGGTAGAACCCCTTTGCATTCTGGACTTTTACATCCACGAGTCGGTGCAACGGCATGGCCACGGGCGAGAACTTTTTCAGCATATGTTACAG AAAGAGCGAGTGGAGCCCCACCAACTGGCCATTGACCGACCATCGCCGAAGCTGCTCAAGTTCCTGAATAAGCACTACAACCTGGAGACCACAGTCCCACAG GTGAACAACTTTGTCATCTTTGAAGGCTTCTTTGCCCATCAGCACC CTCCAGCACGGAAGCTGCCACCAAAAAGAGCAGAGGGAGACATTAAGCCATACTCTTCCAGTGACAGAGAAT TCCTGAAGGTAGCTGTGGAGCCTCCTTGGCCCCTGAACAGGGCCCCTCGGCGTGCCACACCTCCAGCCCACCCACCTCCACGTTCTAGCAGCCTGGGCAACTCACCGGATCGGGGTCCCCTTCGGCCCTTTGTTCCAGAGCAGGAGCTGCTTCGCTCCCTGCGTCTCTGTCCCCCACACCCTACTGCACGCCTTCTGCTGGCCACTGACCCTGGAGGCAGCCCAGCCCAGCGCAGACGCACCAG CTCCCTTCCCCGATCTGATGAGAGTCGATACTGA
- the Atat1 gene encoding alpha-tubulin N-acetyltransferase 1 isoform X5 — translation MTIVDELGKASAKAQHLPAPITSALRMQSNRHVIYILKDTSARPAGKGAIIGFLKVGYKKLFVLDDREAHNEVEPLCILDFYIHESVQRHGHGRELFQHMLQKERVEPHQLAIDRPSPKLLKFLNKHYNLETTVPQVNNFVIFEGFFAHQHPPARKLPPKRAEGDIKPYSSSDREFLKVAVEPPWPLNRAPRRATPPAHPPPRSSSLGNSPDRGPLRPFVPEQELLRSLRLCPPHPTARLLLATDPGGSPAQRRRTSSLPRSDESRY, via the exons ATGACTATTGTAGATGAGCTGGGCAAGGCTTCTGCCAAG GCGCAGCACCTCCCTGCACCCATCACCAGCGCTTTGAGGATGCAAAGCAACCGGCACGTTATTTACATACTGAAGGACACCTCAGCCCGACC GGCAGGGAAAGGAGCCATTATTGGTTTCCTCAAAGTTGGATACAAGAAGCTCTTTGTACTG GATGACCGGGAGGCTCACAATGAGGTAGAACCCCTTTGCATTCTGGACTTTTACATCCACGAGTCGGTGCAACGGCATGGCCACGGGCGAGAACTTTTTCAGCATATGTTACAG AAAGAGCGAGTGGAGCCCCACCAACTGGCCATTGACCGACCATCGCCGAAGCTGCTCAAGTTCCTGAATAAGCACTACAACCTGGAGACCACAGTCCCACAG GTGAACAACTTTGTCATCTTTGAAGGCTTCTTTGCCCATCAGCACC CTCCAGCACGGAAGCTGCCACCAAAAAGAGCAGAGGGAGACATTAAGCCATACTCTTCCAGTGACAGAGAAT TCCTGAAGGTAGCTGTGGAGCCTCCTTGGCCCCTGAACAGGGCCCCTCGGCGTGCCACACCTCCAGCCCACCCACCTCCACGTTCTAGCAGCCTGGGCAACTCACCGGATCGGGGTCCCCTTCGGCCCTTTGTTCCAGAGCAGGAGCTGCTTCGCTCCCTGCGTCTCTGTCCCCCACACCCTACTGCACGCCTTCTGCTGGCCACTGACCCTGGAGGCAGCCCAGCCCAGCGCAGACGCACCAG CTCCCTTCCCCGATCTGATGAGAGTCGATACTGA
- the Atat1 gene encoding alpha-tubulin N-acetyltransferase 1 isoform X3 — MTIVDELGKASAKAQHLPAPITSALRMQSNRHVIYILKDTSARPAGKGAIIGFLKVGYKKLFVLDDREAHNEVEPLCILDFYIHESVQRHGHGRELFQHMLQKERVEPHQLAIDRPSPKLLKFLNKHYNLETTVPQVNNFVIFEGFFAHQHRPPTSSLRATRHSRAAVADPIPAAPARKLPPKRAEGDIKPYSSSDREFLKVAVEPPWPLNRAPRRATPPAHPPPRSSSLGNSPDRGPLRPFVPEQELLRSLRLCPPHPTARLLLATDPGGSPAQRRRTSSLPRSDESRY; from the exons ATGACTATTGTAGATGAGCTGGGCAAGGCTTCTGCCAAG GCGCAGCACCTCCCTGCACCCATCACCAGCGCTTTGAGGATGCAAAGCAACCGGCACGTTATTTACATACTGAAGGACACCTCAGCCCGACC GGCAGGGAAAGGAGCCATTATTGGTTTCCTCAAAGTTGGATACAAGAAGCTCTTTGTACTG GATGACCGGGAGGCTCACAATGAGGTAGAACCCCTTTGCATTCTGGACTTTTACATCCACGAGTCGGTGCAACGGCATGGCCACGGGCGAGAACTTTTTCAGCATATGTTACAG AAAGAGCGAGTGGAGCCCCACCAACTGGCCATTGACCGACCATCGCCGAAGCTGCTCAAGTTCCTGAATAAGCACTACAACCTGGAGACCACAGTCCCACAG GTGAACAACTTTGTCATCTTTGAAGGCTTCTTTGCCCATCAGCACC GGCCCCCCACTTCCTCTCTGAGAGCAACTCGACACTCTCGTGCTGCTGTGGCCGATCCCATACCTGCTG CTCCAGCACGGAAGCTGCCACCAAAAAGAGCAGAGGGAGACATTAAGCCATACTCTTCCAGTGACAGAGAAT TCCTGAAGGTAGCTGTGGAGCCTCCTTGGCCCCTGAACAGGGCCCCTCGGCGTGCCACACCTCCAGCCCACCCACCTCCACGTTCTAGCAGCCTGGGCAACTCACCGGATCGGGGTCCCCTTCGGCCCTTTGTTCCAGAGCAGGAGCTGCTTCGCTCCCTGCGTCTCTGTCCCCCACACCCTACTGCACGCCTTCTGCTGGCCACTGACCCTGGAGGCAGCCCAGCCCAGCGCAGACGCACCAG CTCCCTTCCCCGATCTGATGAGAGTCGATACTGA
- the Atat1 gene encoding alpha-tubulin N-acetyltransferase 1 isoform X2, producing MEFPFDVDALFPERITVLDQHLRPPARRPGTTTPARVDLQQQIMTIVDELGKASAKAQHLPAPITSALRMQSNRHVIYILKDTSARPAGKGAIIGFLKVGYKKLFVLDDREAHNEVEPLCILDFYIHESVQRHGHGRELFQHMLQKERVEPHQLAIDRPSPKLLKFLNKHYNLETTVPQVNNFVIFEGFFAHQHPPARKLPPKRAEGDIKPYSSSDREFLKVAVEPPWPLNRAPRRATPPAHPPPRSSSLGNSPDRGPLRPFVPEQELLRSLRLCPPHPTARLLLATDPGGSPAQRRRTR from the exons ATGGAGTTCCCGTTCGATGTGGATGCGCTGTTCCCGGAGCGGATCACCGTGCTGGACCAGCACCTGCGGCCTCCGGCCCGCCGACCCGGAACCACAACGCCGGCCCG TGTGGATCTGCAGCAGCAAATCATGACTATTGTAGATGAGCTGGGCAAGGCTTCTGCCAAG GCGCAGCACCTCCCTGCACCCATCACCAGCGCTTTGAGGATGCAAAGCAACCGGCACGTTATTTACATACTGAAGGACACCTCAGCCCGACC GGCAGGGAAAGGAGCCATTATTGGTTTCCTCAAAGTTGGATACAAGAAGCTCTTTGTACTG GATGACCGGGAGGCTCACAATGAGGTAGAACCCCTTTGCATTCTGGACTTTTACATCCACGAGTCGGTGCAACGGCATGGCCACGGGCGAGAACTTTTTCAGCATATGTTACAG AAAGAGCGAGTGGAGCCCCACCAACTGGCCATTGACCGACCATCGCCGAAGCTGCTCAAGTTCCTGAATAAGCACTACAACCTGGAGACCACAGTCCCACAG GTGAACAACTTTGTCATCTTTGAAGGCTTCTTTGCCCATCAGCACC CTCCAGCACGGAAGCTGCCACCAAAAAGAGCAGAGGGAGACATTAAGCCATACTCTTCCAGTGACAGAGAAT TCCTGAAGGTAGCTGTGGAGCCTCCTTGGCCCCTGAACAGGGCCCCTCGGCGTGCCACACCTCCAGCCCACCCACCTCCACGTTCTAGCAGCCTGGGCAACTCACCGGATCGGGGTCCCCTTCGGCCCTTTGTTCCAGAGCAGGAGCTGCTTCGCTCCCTGCGTCTCTGTCCCCCACACCCTACTGCACGCCTTCTGCTGGCCACTGACCCTGGAGGCAGCCCAGCCCAGCGCAGACGCACCAGGTAA
- the Atat1 gene encoding alpha-tubulin N-acetyltransferase 1 isoform 5 (isoform 5 is encoded by transcript variant 5), translating to MEFPFDVDALFPERITVLDQHLRPPARRPGTTTPARVDLQQQIMTIVDELGKASAKAQHLPAPITSALRMQSNRHVIYILKDTSARPAGKGAIIGFLKVGYKKLFVLDDREAHNEVEPLCILDFYIHESVQRHGHGRELFQHMLQKERVEPHQLAIDRPSPKLLKFLNKHYNLETTVPQVNNFVIFEGFFAHQHRPPTSSLRATRHSRAAVADPIPAAPARKLPPKRAEGDIKPYSSSDREFLKVAVEPPWPLNRAPRRATPPAHPPPRSSSLGNSPDRGPLRPFVPEQELLRSLRLCPPHPTARLLLATDPGGSPAQRRRTRSHTHTTTVSLDAWYFHRQPRTEAGGTGSGG from the exons ATGGAGTTCCCGTTCGATGTGGATGCGCTGTTCCCGGAGCGGATCACCGTGCTGGACCAGCACCTGCGGCCTCCGGCCCGCCGACCCGGAACCACAACGCCGGCCCG TGTGGATCTGCAGCAGCAAATCATGACTATTGTAGATGAGCTGGGCAAGGCTTCTGCCAAG GCGCAGCACCTCCCTGCACCCATCACCAGCGCTTTGAGGATGCAAAGCAACCGGCACGTTATTTACATACTGAAGGACACCTCAGCCCGACC GGCAGGGAAAGGAGCCATTATTGGTTTCCTCAAAGTTGGATACAAGAAGCTCTTTGTACTG GATGACCGGGAGGCTCACAATGAGGTAGAACCCCTTTGCATTCTGGACTTTTACATCCACGAGTCGGTGCAACGGCATGGCCACGGGCGAGAACTTTTTCAGCATATGTTACAG AAAGAGCGAGTGGAGCCCCACCAACTGGCCATTGACCGACCATCGCCGAAGCTGCTCAAGTTCCTGAATAAGCACTACAACCTGGAGACCACAGTCCCACAG GTGAACAACTTTGTCATCTTTGAAGGCTTCTTTGCCCATCAGCACC GGCCCCCCACTTCCTCTCTGAGAGCAACTCGACACTCTCGTGCTGCTGTGGCCGATCCCATACCTGCTG CTCCAGCACGGAAGCTGCCACCAAAAAGAGCAGAGGGAGACATTAAGCCATACTCTTCCAGTGACAGAGAAT TCCTGAAGGTAGCTGTGGAGCCTCCTTGGCCCCTGAACAGGGCCCCTCGGCGTGCCACACCTCCAGCCCACCCACCTCCACGTTCTAGCAGCCTGGGCAACTCACCGGATCGGGGTCCCCTTCGGCCCTTTGTTCCAGAGCAGGAGCTGCTTCGCTCCCTGCGTCTCTGTCCCCCACACCCTACTGCACGCCTTCTGCTGGCCACTGACCCTGGAGGCAGCCCAGCCCAGCGCAGACGCACCAG
- the Atat1 gene encoding alpha-tubulin N-acetyltransferase 1 isoform X7, whose amino-acid sequence MEFPFDVDALFPERITVLDQHLRPPARRPGTTTPARVDLQQQIMTIVDELGKASAKAQHLPAPITSALRMQSNRHVIYILKDTSARPAGKGAIIGFLKVGYKKLFVLDDREAHNEVEPLCILDFYIHESVQRHGHGRELFQHMLQKERVEPHQLAIDRPSPKLLKFLNKHYNLETTVPQVNNFVIFEGFFAHQHQGPRVLTGPAGTIPLPQNPRGA is encoded by the exons ATGGAGTTCCCGTTCGATGTGGATGCGCTGTTCCCGGAGCGGATCACCGTGCTGGACCAGCACCTGCGGCCTCCGGCCCGCCGACCCGGAACCACAACGCCGGCCCG TGTGGATCTGCAGCAGCAAATCATGACTATTGTAGATGAGCTGGGCAAGGCTTCTGCCAAG GCGCAGCACCTCCCTGCACCCATCACCAGCGCTTTGAGGATGCAAAGCAACCGGCACGTTATTTACATACTGAAGGACACCTCAGCCCGACC GGCAGGGAAAGGAGCCATTATTGGTTTCCTCAAAGTTGGATACAAGAAGCTCTTTGTACTG GATGACCGGGAGGCTCACAATGAGGTAGAACCCCTTTGCATTCTGGACTTTTACATCCACGAGTCGGTGCAACGGCATGGCCACGGGCGAGAACTTTTTCAGCATATGTTACAG AAAGAGCGAGTGGAGCCCCACCAACTGGCCATTGACCGACCATCGCCGAAGCTGCTCAAGTTCCTGAATAAGCACTACAACCTGGAGACCACAGTCCCACAG GTGAACAACTTTGTCATCTTTGAAGGCTTCTTTGCCCATCAGCACC AGGGACCCAGGGTCCTCACTGGCCCAGCTGGGACTATTCCACTGCCCCAGAACCCCAGGGGGGCCTGA
- the Atat1 gene encoding alpha-tubulin N-acetyltransferase 1 isoform X6 → MEFPFDVDALFPERITVLDQHLRPPARRPGTTTPARVDLQQQIMTIVDELGKASAKAQHLPAPITSALRMQSNRHVIYILKDTSARPAGKGAIIGFLKVGYKKLFVLDDREAHNEVEPLCILDFYIHESVQRHGHGRELFQHMLQKERVEPHQLAIDRPSPKLLKFLNKHYNLETTVPQVNNFVIFEGFFAHQHRPPTSSLRATRHSRAAVADPIPAEGPRVLTGPAGTIPLPQNPRGA, encoded by the exons ATGGAGTTCCCGTTCGATGTGGATGCGCTGTTCCCGGAGCGGATCACCGTGCTGGACCAGCACCTGCGGCCTCCGGCCCGCCGACCCGGAACCACAACGCCGGCCCG TGTGGATCTGCAGCAGCAAATCATGACTATTGTAGATGAGCTGGGCAAGGCTTCTGCCAAG GCGCAGCACCTCCCTGCACCCATCACCAGCGCTTTGAGGATGCAAAGCAACCGGCACGTTATTTACATACTGAAGGACACCTCAGCCCGACC GGCAGGGAAAGGAGCCATTATTGGTTTCCTCAAAGTTGGATACAAGAAGCTCTTTGTACTG GATGACCGGGAGGCTCACAATGAGGTAGAACCCCTTTGCATTCTGGACTTTTACATCCACGAGTCGGTGCAACGGCATGGCCACGGGCGAGAACTTTTTCAGCATATGTTACAG AAAGAGCGAGTGGAGCCCCACCAACTGGCCATTGACCGACCATCGCCGAAGCTGCTCAAGTTCCTGAATAAGCACTACAACCTGGAGACCACAGTCCCACAG GTGAACAACTTTGTCATCTTTGAAGGCTTCTTTGCCCATCAGCACC GGCCCCCCACTTCCTCTCTGAGAGCAACTCGACACTCTCGTGCTGCTGTGGCCGATCCCATACCTGCTG AGGGACCCAGGGTCCTCACTGGCCCAGCTGGGACTATTCCACTGCCCCAGAACCCCAGGGGGGCCTGA